Proteins from a genomic interval of Cyanobium sp. AMD-g:
- a CDS encoding hercynine metabolism protein, producing the protein MSSWLEELEARLDQQLEGFLRTNPQQEELLRGQAARDRQRQLLAERLRLRQQAEEQRKQLLKLAEEIRQWQGRIGRARTAGAGELAGRAESHVAGLMDQGRQRWQALTDLGQRFASVEQELAELTSQRSTGPAATPDLEADWARFEAQQELQELKRRQQR; encoded by the coding sequence ATGAGCAGCTGGCTGGAGGAACTGGAGGCGCGGCTGGATCAGCAGCTGGAGGGCTTCCTGCGCACCAATCCCCAGCAGGAGGAGCTGCTGCGGGGCCAGGCCGCCCGCGACCGGCAGCGCCAGTTGCTGGCCGAACGGCTGCGCCTGCGGCAGCAGGCCGAGGAGCAGCGAAAGCAGCTGCTGAAGCTGGCCGAGGAGATCCGCCAGTGGCAGGGGCGGATCGGCCGGGCCCGAACCGCCGGGGCCGGGGAGCTGGCTGGCCGCGCCGAATCCCATGTGGCGGGTCTGATGGACCAGGGGCGCCAACGCTGGCAGGCCCTCACCGACCTGGGCCAGCGCTTCGCCAGTGTCGAACAGGAGCTGGCCGAACTCACCAGCCAACGCAGCACCGGCCCCGCCGCCACCCCCGATCTGGAGGCCGACTGGGCCCGGTTCGAGGCCCAGCAGGAGCTGCAGGAGCTGAAGCGGCGCCAGCAGCGCTGA
- a CDS encoding YdcF family protein — translation MGFLLSKLLPLGLYPLGLALLLQIAGLLNRQRRFGPVLSSVGIVLLWLAATPLLSRQLVWGLEERAARLTPAPIPRADAVLVLGGGLRPALPPRQGVEVNEAGDRLLRAVALMREGKAPWLLVTGGRVTFMANDPAAGEARLAKALATSLGVAADRIVTSEEGRNTAEESAALVRLARQRGWTSMLLVTSATHLPRSLATLRRAAPDVRIIPVACDFQLPERRSFGTPTLAGTVMGLLPSAEALVLTTTAMREHLGLLAYRWRGWI, via the coding sequence ATGGGTTTTCTGCTCTCGAAACTGCTGCCGCTCGGCCTCTACCCCCTTGGCCTGGCCCTGCTGCTCCAGATCGCGGGCCTGCTCAACCGCCAGCGTCGCTTCGGTCCTGTCCTCTCCAGTGTGGGGATCGTGCTGCTCTGGCTGGCGGCCACGCCCCTGCTCAGCCGCCAGCTGGTGTGGGGGCTGGAGGAACGGGCCGCCCGGCTGACGCCCGCCCCGATCCCCCGGGCCGATGCGGTGCTGGTGCTGGGGGGAGGGTTGCGGCCGGCCCTGCCGCCCCGCCAGGGGGTGGAAGTGAACGAGGCCGGCGACCGGCTGCTGCGCGCCGTGGCCCTGATGCGGGAGGGCAAGGCCCCCTGGCTGCTGGTGACCGGCGGCAGGGTCACCTTCATGGCCAACGATCCGGCCGCCGGCGAAGCCCGGCTGGCCAAGGCACTGGCCACGAGCCTGGGGGTGGCGGCCGATCGGATCGTCACCAGCGAAGAGGGGCGCAACACGGCGGAGGAGAGCGCCGCCCTTGTGCGGCTGGCGCGGCAGCGGGGCTGGACCTCCATGCTGCTGGTCACCAGCGCCACCCATCTGCCCCGCTCGCTCGCCACCCTGCGCCGGGCAGCACCGGATGTCCGGATCATCCCGGTGGCCTGCGACTTCCAGTTGCCCGAGCGGCGATCGTTCGGCACACCCACCCTGGCCGGCACCGTGATGGGGCTGCTGCCCAGCGCCGAGGCCCTGGTGCTGACCACCACCGCCATGCGGGAGCATCTAGGCCTGCTGGCCTACCGCTGGCGGGGCTGGATCTGA
- a CDS encoding hercynine metabolism small protein, whose product MSREEQRQSMRGVREGLIEELEDLYRKAFDRIGEQDLGEGAIARLTQLLLRSREAAITPLQEEIEAPLITRAPGEPLP is encoded by the coding sequence ATGAGCAGGGAGGAGCAGCGCCAGTCCATGCGCGGGGTGCGCGAAGGGCTGATCGAGGAACTCGAGGACCTGTACCGCAAAGCCTTCGACCGCATCGGCGAGCAGGACCTGGGCGAAGGGGCCATCGCCCGACTCACCCAGTTGCTGCTGCGCTCCCGCGAGGCCGCCATCACCCCCCTGCAGGAGGAGATCGAAGCACCCCTGATCACCCGCGCCCCCGGCGAACCCCTGCCATGA